The nucleotide sequence TTTCTTCTGACTTCTGGTGATCCTCAGCTGTCTGCTGACTTATGAGTGGAGCCATTAAAAAGCTGATGGAAGCTTTGTATACTTAAATAGGGCTTGGTTGTGGGTTAATGCAGGTACACCTGGGGACTGCCATTTGTCCTTGTAATTAGCTCTTTTCTCTTGGGCTGGTCAGCTTTCCCAGAGAAGTCTCCTGGAGGGGATGGGCCTGTTGCCTGGGTTCCAATAGCCAGAGAGGGCCGGTATACAACCTTCCACGGGAGTCCCTCTGTTTCAGCAGAGTGCGCTGCCCTCAGACGCCCCACTAGGAGGGGGTCAGAGGGCTGACTGCTTCACCAGCAGACCTTTCCACTCTCTAGGTTCTTAtacccactctcccctcccctccagagtTACCTAGTGCCCACATTTCTGAGTCTCTTGATGGGTTCCCCAGGGTAAATCAGGTCGCCCTGTAGCTTTTCATTACTGGCTTAGATTTGAGCTTTCTGAGGACTGAGAAGCCAGTTACTGCTTGTTTCCCTGCTTTCCAGCTCCCAACGTTTTATTGCCATTTTCTCGTCTTTGGgtgtgttttagaaaaatctcATTAGTACTGTTTGAGTGGCGTTTCAGAAGAGACTGGAGCCACATACTTTTCTTCAATTGCCATCTTTAACTAGACTGTACCCAACTATCTGTGAATAGAAGGTTCACACCCTGTCCTCATTGCCATTTTCTGTCTAGTGCCTAGATTTGATGTTCTAAAGCTGTGGTGTAATCAACCAGAGAGCTTTCTCCTTACTTTGGTCTCTGAATATTAGATACATAAGTCACTTTGgctttcttgtttatttcagGCCTTGTTTCCAAGAAAATAAGAGCTGAGTCACTGAGTTAACAAAGTTAAGTCTCTCAAGGTAACGGTTTAAAAGTCAGCAGGCAGCAAACCTGATTTGAACAGGTGGTGGGGGAACTGCTTGGGGTGGTGGgtggcgccccccccccccaagggtGGACCGCAGGGGCAGTCAGTGCTTCCCACCACGGAGAACACAGGGTCTCAGACCTCTTAAGGCGGAGCTGTCTAAAAGGCTGTTGAATAAGTAGTTCTGGAGGGAACACGGAAGAACTTTCTGTGGAGATAGATTTTCACCAAACCAATTTTGCTCTTTCTTATTTAGCCGTGCTTTTTAGTGAGCTATTTTTATCTCCATCACAATCTCCTTAGCCCAAGCCCCCCTGGGTTTCAGCTGGATTTCTAATTGCTTCCTCCTAGGTTTACCATCTCCCCAAGCGGACAGGGAGCTCCTTTGCCTTGGAgtgacaggaagaaggaagagttgCCAGGTGGGCAGGGGTGGCAGGACACTCTAGGAAGGGGCATTGTGTGGAAAACACAGAGACGTGACAGAACATGGCACATTAAGAAAATAGCAAGTGGGTTGACCTGCAGCCTTGGTTGCCATTGGGCCTTTGTAGGAAAGAGATGTGCAGACATAACAGGGTGTCCTGCCTTGTGGATCCAGCTTAAGAGTTCATCCCAGGTGCTGTCAGCTCAGGTGTTAGTGGATTTCAGTGATGGTGTCTTGGTACTTTATTGAGGataaatacacacatgcagacaTTTTTCAGATATAAGATTTTTCGAGGTGCTGACAAGTGACCCCTCCCTATGATTTAGAGGGTAGTTTACCCTCTAGGCAGAAGGTAGGCCTATCTTACATGATAATTGTCATCTGTAGccatattttttaatctattttttacatttttaaattttttatgcaATCTCTGTGCCTACCCTGGGACGCctactcatgaccctgagatccgcagtcacatgctctaccgacacgagccagccaggcgccgcggctcccctcctcccccggTGTAgtcatatttgaaatgaaatttgtACAAGTTGTTTACTGCTTAAATTTCAGAAGAACATTATTATAGaaacttttttggtttttcttttactctAACCTGATAAAATGCAATGATTGTGACACAAAATATATGGCCTATGGATTAGGAAATATCAATGACTTTGCGAACACATGGAGTTGATGGCACCTagagggttttttgggtttttttttgttttgttttttttcctgtttttatctaAGACAGTGGCCTTTAACCTGTTTGAATCTTGGACTCCTTAGCAAATCTGCAACAAGCTTTGGTCCAAGAACTCCAATATTCATACCTCCTAATGTTGCACAGAATTTCAGAGAATTCACAGCCACTTATGAACCCCTGCTCTAAGTTAAGAGTGAAAACCTAGCCACAGCCATCTGGTAAGGTACTTATCAAGGTCTCACATCTGTCATCTTCAACCAAGTTAGTCCTGCCCCGGGAGCACCTGTTTTGCTGATTAGACATACACTGAGTCCCAAATCATCTGCCACACTCACTCGGATACGATACCCACCAGATTTTTCAGTGCATATGTGTAATAAGAAACAACTACCTCAAGGTTCTGAGAAACATCATCTTTACCTTGCTGATGTTTCTGGATAGTTTTGTTAATGTTGGAAACTTGCTACCAATGTCCTCCAAAGAACTGATACTAAGAGAAGCAACCTCTCACTTACCCACCCTGCTCCATGATTGACTGTTTCATATTTTGTGAGTATAAGAAGTAAACAGAAACTTGATAGAGGCCCTTTTAAAACTGGCttttaacatatttatagaaaaacaatCCCAAGTTATGGGAGTATGAGACACAGGGAAATGTTTGGAGCAGAGCCTTCTTATCTATAAGGAATGGTGATGAATGGAGTCAAAAAAATCTTAGAGTACCAACGTTGgaagattaaaaatggaaattcagtTTCCTATCAGAAATGGGGCTTGCATTGTGTCACTGGGCACAATGGAAATAGAAGCCAGAAGTCATAGTTTATTTTGAGAATGCCGTAGAACATTTGTCGTTCCCCATTAGCTGATTGTGTTACGCAGCACTGGGGACATCCTAGAACTACTACACTTGTGCTCTGACCTCTACCATCATATACCACCGCTCTCAGGGCACACAGCCTTTCCTAGCTGTTGCcatatatatatgttcttattCCAATCTGATCCTCTCTCATCCCCAAAATAATCAGTATGAACAGAATGAAGCAGATGGCACAAGCCTTCTTTGGCGTACTGGCAGATCTGTATCACTCACTCAGTATTTTTAGAATCAAGGGGATTGAAAATTATGTCCTGAGATGTTTTGGGGGAAGACTTACTATCTTTCCCGGGTGACAGGTGTTAAAATATTACCGTATTTAAGACTCAAATGCAATCTGTATGTCACAGAATAGACTGATTATCATCAGGACCATCCTTTTGTCAATTCTCTGTTAGGATTGTTGGTGGTCTGCCAGATAATAGAAAGTTAATCATGAGTCTGTTTTAAGGATGTGGCCAGAAAGCGCATCAGGTTTCAACTAAAGATTGGAATCGGCAGCAGCCAGCCAGTGTTGGTCATGTACGTGGTGATGGGGGACGTTGTATTATCCACAccgtttatttttttaaaaacagctgagCTTTGATCCTCAGCCACAATGAATTTATAGTCTGTTGAGACAGACTATTTTTATAGGATTTTGTGATATCATGAAAAcagtgtaaatatttatatttgaaggtCCACATTAATGAAATACACAGCTATGGTGAATGGAACCTTAAAACCATTTGTGAATTTGAATTCATCATTAAAAAAGacttcctgaagaaattaaagagtGTTCATTTTCAGATTAATTCAATTCAGCATCTGAGGACCAACTTTGCACTTAGTGTTGGGCTAGGTGTATTTAACACACAGACCTAAAACTCACGAAGTTTTGGGAAAAGACATtcatgaaataagtgaaatatgtataaaaatgctTGAATTACATTTGTTCTTCGAAAGTTCCATGGGGAGCACAGGAAGGAAATGTGTGTcacgtttaaaaaaaatatgccgTGTCTAAAAATCCCTGATTATATACCCACCATATTTGAAGGGCCAAGCCAAGGAAAATGTAGGTAATGATGTCCATGACTGTTGGACTTTGGAGTCTAGGGAAGTGGCTGGAAAGCAGATCtgggaaaattttatttagtgGTCAAGGGCaggcactttctttcttttctttctttttttcttttttttttttttttggtctaaattGAGTAGATCTTacttttcctttgtattcttGGTGTGTTGATAAGCTATGAGCCAAAGTTCCTAtctgttgaaaaacaaagaatacgAATTTTTACCTGTAGTGTCATGGGTCTTTTCTGCATTTGTGAGCACTTGTGTTCCTCCCACTGTGCAAAATGGATGGTGGTTGTGTAGTGGGAGAGAACATGTTTTTCTCTTGTATCCATAACTGAGTGGCTAGGACCCTGTGCCAGTTGTGCAGCTGACAGCTTCTACTTTTAATACCAGTGTTTCATAAACAACCTATATTTGTGTGGTGTGTTTTTAGATTCCCGTGTATTTCAGATCCCTGTTGTTCCAGTTGGTGGTCCCCAACAGCCCACTGTATGTATCAGGTGGTGtcacaaatgaggaaagacaCTCAAGATGTAGCCAACAAATGGGCAAGCTAGAATTTGAACTGGGGAATCCTTCCCCGGCATTCATAGAGCAAGAGACTTGGTCTACAGAAACCGTCCCATGTTTCAGGGAAACACCGGAGGGTGAATCAGTAGCACAGCTGGGTCTAAAGGCAAGCAGAACcttgccctcctctccctctcaagCAGGAAACTGAGCTCTGCTACCTGGTACAGCAGCCCCTAGCCACATGGGGCTATTTTAACACAAAGTTCAGTTTCTCAGCGTCACATTTTGAGTGTTTAGTAGCCATAAGCTATGTGACATTTCtgtcatcacagaaagttctcttGGACATACTGGTCATCTCTCAGAAAACAAGAGTGGGGAGAATGAATTTAGTGAGCGAAGTTGGAAGAAGTGTCTATGCAGGGGACTgatggaagggagagaaaaccccCCCCCCCGTCAAGCCAGCTCGTCTCCTGACGGACTGGGGCTATTTTGAATTCAGCTAtaatgagaacaaagaaaagaggaatcTTAAACTTCATTCCATgtgtatattttcatcttttttgataGACCTGGAAAGAACACAGCAATTTCAAGTGAATAAGTATTTTCAATGACGAAGATAAATTCTATGGCTTTTATAGCTGGGCCAGTATTACGGCCAGACTTGGGCCAGATGAGAAGTAGGACACATCATCAGACCTGGCAGCAAATACTCAGCCACACGGGATAGCGTTCCTAGAAGGAGTTGTTTTGTCTGTGGCCGCAGTTGTTGGGGAGGCCTCAGAGGGCGGCCTTGGGCACGAACGGCAATACCGCGAGGGCACAAGGAGTTGGGGAGACGGGCTCAGTTCGAGTCAGACTTGGTGACAGAGGAGCAAGGTAGGTGCGTGCTGCCGTTGGAAGGTTTGGTGCCAAGATGCTGGCTGAGAACGCCCACGTGCCCAGCTTTGGATCGGTGCTGAAAGTTCACGTCCAAGTGCGCACTTTGGCTCTGAGGCTTCCAGGCGGGTGGGGCGCCTCAGGGAGGGGTCTCTCCCTGGGGCTGGCTCCTGGGGAACTCTGAGCAGACACTAAAAACATCTGAGCTAGCTGACGAGGAACACAAGAATTTTGCTGCAGTTTTTGGCCATTAGAAAAGGAATGTCAGTTTCTCTGTGTACATGTGCTCTGAGCTGGTATGTTTAAAGATGCTTCAACTGTTAGTACAATAAAATTGCACCTAGCTAGACTTCACTTTTCCAATCAGAAAGTAACTGTGAAAAGGTaagtaaaattaacttttaacAATAAGGAGCCACTCTAGAGACTGGGCAGTCAATGAACGCCTGCGGGAAACAGGCACTTGACGACCTGCTGTGATCGGTCCCTTCACCAGGAGGGCTCTGCTTCCTTGGCAAAGCTCAGAAAAGGCTGGGCTGCATACAAAAGCTACTCCAAGGTGTTTAATGTAAACATATagtactctaattttttttttttttttaaacacacggAAGGTTAGCATTCACTTGCCTAAGAATTACTCTCTAGAAAAGCACAGGATTCTAGGTAGCCAGGCTTTTACTGCCTCGTTCAGGACTGCTTGCCATGCCGGCCTCATCTTAAGATGGTCTGCAGCTAGAAGCAGAAGGGCCTGGCCTTGGGGGACTTGTCAGGGTTGGAAAGGTGGTGAGACAGGTTGAGATCGAGGCGGCTGCAGGCCCACCTCCTGGAAATGGCCTGGGAACAAGCAGTTGGCCCTCCAGGGCAGGGATGGAGAATGTCCCCATAAAGCAAAGGGGAAGAGATTAGGAGCACAGCTCACTAGAGGATGCTAACTACACCTCAGACCGCAGCCTGAGCCGCCCTTGTTTCCATGGGAATACTGGGTCTCCCCTCTGCAGGCCCCACATCCGTGAGCTAAACTAGCTTTATTCACATTTTGTTGCCATCCTAGAGCTGAGACCTTCAGCCTGCTAACCTTGCAAACAAATTAACTTGGATGTATACAAATTATTTCATCTCATCCATGGAAGTTTAAACAGGTGTGATAAGCAGTGTATGTTATGCTAACAACGAGGGAAGAAGAATAGCCCATGGTTTGAATAAGCAGAGATGATTTTTGTCTGTACCAGTGAAACACTGGAACGCACAGgggagtgttttttgttttttttctttgaattggtCGACCTAGTCTCCCACTGACCTGAAGTCAGGATCTGAAGTAGCTAATACCGTCTGTATGGAAACAGCAGTCTCTGTTGAAGGGGATACAAGCTTCGTGTGCTCTCCCAAGATGTCCCAACACTATGCTGGCCTCCCTGCCGCTCAGGACTTTCTTGCAGAAGGACCTGTGGAAGcacacagggaggagggagacccgGGGGCCACACTGGAGCCTCCGAAAGGAACCTGGTGGTTCTGGGTCACTGGTGCTGagctggcaggggaggaggggcactGGTTTCCAAAGGCTAATGCAAGAAAACtgttcctctgttcctcttctctctgcagaCGGCCTGGTGATCTGGAGCACGTGCCCGCCTAGTGATGCAGATTACCTTTCTGCTCTTGGACCCTCACCTGCGCCTCCGACATTCTCCTCCCAGCCCGAGACTGCATATATAAGTTGGGATGTGGGAAAGCAGGAAGCAAAGCTCATGGTAACTGAGAGGCCCATATCTGGGTAGAACCAGGCCCAGGACCACGACGCGGCCTCTCCCCTGGTCTGGAGTTTTGGCTGTCGTGGCTCCGCTCATGTGCTCAGCACCATCCTTCCATTTGTGCTTAAATGGCACAGCATTTGGTCAGCGCATCTGAAAAGGAAGGTGTGAGAAGTAAAGCCCATGGCCACCTATCCCTGCCAATTATGTGGCAAGACGTTCCTCACCCTGGAGAAGTTCACTATCCACAATTATTCCCACTCCAGGGAGCGACCTTACAAGTGCTTGCAGCCAGACTGTGGCAAAGCCTTCATTTCCAGATATAAATTAATGAGGTGAGAGGCTCTAGAAAAGGTATGCACTTTTACACATACCTTGAAATGGCTTAGGTAGCCCTCTGAGCAGACACTGCGAGGGAAAGTGGATGCAGCTTGTGGATGCACATTAGCCCTTAATGCCACTGCTTACTGTGGTTTTCTGTGACAGTTTTGCATGTAGCATCAGTTCATTCTTTCAACCAGTATTTCCTGTGGTCCTGTGATATGCCAGGCataaaaaaaggacagaaagaccCATGCTGGACAGTGAGTCATGCAAACACAATGAAAATTCGATGCAAGTTCTTTGACAAAGCTACACAGGTGTAGGGAGCTGTTCCCCAGGACTTGATGCGTGCTTGCAAGGCTTCCCAGACAGGTAGTCTTAGGCTGTGACCTAAGGAGTGATGAGAAGGTGGACGGAGAAGAGGTTCTAGGGAAGCCCGAAGCCTTGACCTTAAAGCACACAAGTACAGAGGGTAGTGGTAGAGGAGGTACGGGTGAGGCTCAATTGGAGGCAAAAAAAGGAAGTCTGTCCACATAGGCTTATCTGCTGTCCTAAAGGGTTTATTTATTCTATTGAGTCTAAGTAGTGCAAAACAGGATTTAGACTGGGATGTTAGAAAGAAGATTCATAGTaatttggagaagagagaggaggcatCCAGTAGAGGGATATGAAGTAGGATAACATTCCAGGGCCTGACagtgaggctggagaggagggaacGTCTGGCAAGCATCAGCTTACGGAGCCTCTTCTCAATTTAGGAGCAGTCTGTCTGGCCGAACAGGTAGAATTGTTGGGTAACCAGGTGTTGAGGATATGCCTTTAACTGGATTTTCAAAGGCATCCATGATACACAGAAGGATAAAAACCACTGTTGTAGCACTGTTGTGCAGTCCGTAGTACATTTAGTCTGCTTTCTTAAACGACAGTTAGGTGCTCACTTCCATGAGGGAAATGAATTTATGAGCTATAGTTTCTGCCTCCAAAGGTTTTTATATCCCAGAAAAGATAAAACCTATGGAGCATCCCTCATTTGCACACTAGTCCTGAGCAGCGTCATTGAGCATGAAtgttgtgtggtgtgtgtgagaTCCGCACGCAGAATCCCCGCTACTGTGTGCTGCTTTGGACACCTGGTGAAGGGAAATCTGTCATTTGCCTTTCATCTTCATGATGGGAACTTCAGAGCTGCAACTTTCAGACTACCACAGGTGAGAGTCCAAATGTGGCCAGAGAGGATTTCCCTCTGAGTGGTATTAACATGGACCACAGTATTATTAAATCTTGGAGTGCCCTTGGAGGAAGGTACCTGAAAGTTTTGAAAAGATCTGAGTTATGCTCCTGGCCCTTTAGATGGGGCCTGTCATAGGTAATTGTAATATGTCACTGTCATAGATAATTGTAATATGATCTAGTTTTTTAAATGAGCCTATAAATAcataggtattttaaaattcagatggGTTCCGTACATAGGCCGATGTTTAGTTTCCACAAATATGTAAGtatgagtgcctactgtgtgcacaGATTTTGCTGCAAAGCCTTCCTGTTTTGCAACAAGCTGCTTCTGTGGATGTAGGAATTCTGACCCACGTGCTGAAAGCCATGTTTGCTGTGGTCAGCCCGTGGCGAGGATGTGGCAGCAGCAAATAAGGATtgagacagggacagagatagATATTTGGAGAAGACAGTGGAGCTGGCAGATGATTGGAGTGACAGGAATTAGGTGGGATTACCCCTTTGAGAACACTGAAAACGTCTTAAGCCATTTGTTTCAGAGGTGGTAGCTCTGAGGAAGGGAAACAACTTGCCCAGGGAAGGGTGTGAAGTGAGGTGGGAACAGGAAGCAGCGCACTTTGGGCAAGAACCTCCCGCCCAGGCGCAGCGGCCAGCCTGGTGAGCCTCGGCCTGAAACCGCAGGTCTGAAACGGAATAGACGAGAGGAGAGATGGTGGGGTTGCTTTCGGCTTTGGGTTTGTAGCTTTTACAACGGGCAGCATTTCCTCCCAATTCCCCTCAGTTGCAACATAAGCTCCATTTTATAAGCAGAGGTGGGAGAAAAAAACTTGCTTAACTAGAGAAGAGAACTGGGTCCCAGTACAGCAAATGGGGAAAGCAGGTGGAAACAGCAAAAGACAAGAAAGCAAGCTGATTTGGCAAGGCTGGTGGGAAGTCTTACTGCCAGCAGGGACCCTTGAGGAATTCTGAGATCATGGGCACAGCCCAGGCGCCACCTTTGGTGCTGCCTAAAGCACAGACTGAAACTGGTGGTTTCATGGGTTGTGAGGCAAGAAGAGAAGTTGAGGGAAGGAAACCAGTTATTGAAGTAATTTCAGCTATAAGCTGATCGTGTTCTAGATTGAGATTGTTGCATGAGTCAAGGATCAGTTGAAAGGGGAAAGAACTGGATGCCAGTCAAGGGAGAGAGCCAAAAATGCAGAGGAATGGCGGCTGGTATTATTGCCCACGTAGAATTTGGTCAATCTATGCCTTTCTCACAGGTAGTCAGGAGTAGGATGGTCCAGAGTTGTTAACTTGGCATTGATCTATTTATCCATGGGCAATAAATGCAATCTAGTCAGATCAAAGTcctccacaaagaaaaaaaaagagaggcatgAATAGAAGAGCCAGGGCAGAGCTCTTGGGGGCCTATTCACTAGTACTGGACCAAATAAAAAGTCGTTTAAATGCCAAGCTTGTAGATGGTTCCCCCCTCACATCTATTCCTGATGATGTATCTGTGGCTATCTTGTATGAGAATGGGGTTGTTTGGCCTCTAACTAGGCTTGGCAAACCCCATCTGCACTGTATTTCAGTATGCATGGGACTTGGAGCCACAGCATCCTTTCCCATCTCTCTGATGCCCAGAACACTGGTTCCTGTCCCTCCACATTGTTTGTGCCATGATATCTATCCCTGTGTTTGTTGAGCTCTGGTGTCATGGAGGGAAAGGATAggcacttcttttctttttatgcccTGCAAAGAGTcagctaattttttatttttttttttaagggaaagaggcagagatacaaggtgttggtttatttttttaaatttttttttaattttgagagtgacagagcacaagcaggcagagggagaaggagaggcagactccctgataagcaaggagcctgatgcagggctccatcccaggatcctgagatcatgacctgagccaaaagcagatatttaactgCGCCACTGAGGCGTCccagttttgctttatttttaaggaaatgacaGTTTGGCTTAACTCATTATATTTTTGAACTGGCTCCTGTAGATCCCTTACCCATTCTACCTCTagcaaaggaaaaggaatggaCAAGCTAGGGTAGAAGGTTGGGTGAAAAGTATAATTAGTACACTTTTGACTTAAATCTTTTCCTTACAGAAATGAGTTGTTAGGAATTCTTCTGTATCCAAAGCCACAAGTTCAGTTGCATCTCAGAGGCATGCAGCCCCGTCTCCAGTTCTTCAACATCAGCCTACTTCCTGAAGGTCACTGGTAATTTCATTGGCAGTTCAAAAAGACTTTCTCTGTAACAGTTGAAAGTTTTTCTTTGAGCTTCCAGGACAAGCCATAGTCATCCTAGTTGATCTGAAATTTCAGAATACCTGTTTTATATCTGTAAAGCACAAATCAGTTCTGGAAAACCATCAcagttccattttcttttgtagttccacTGGTTTCCTAAAATCTAAatgcttttggtttttaaagactCAGTGATAGGAGGAAATCCCAAGTTCAATTACAACTTTAGTCAtccttaaaactttaaaaatgtccattttagTAAATAAGTGTATCATAAAATGCCAAGTCCTTTAAGTTTTCCTTCCAAAACAGTGTCCATAATTACAACTTGTGGCTTGCAGGTACAACATAGGTTGCTTCACACCCATTTTGACAGTTCACTCTTTTAGGTATTCTGTGTTTAGAGCCTCTGGAGCCAGGGGCTGCACACCTCTGAGATGAGAGCGGATAGAAAAGTACTAACTAGAAGACCCGAGACTGAAGCGTAAGGATCTCCTGGATCTCACGCTCCAAGCACAGGTCGTGGGTGGTACTCTGGGTCCAAGTGAACACTCTCTGAGAATACGGATAAAATTTTCAGTGTTATTTCTGTGGCCTGAATTTTTTGTCTCAATTGGTAAAGACCAAGCAGGAGTTATACTTATAGGAACAGAAACCTAAAATCTGGGAAGGGGGCATGAGGGGGGCATGGGGTTCTATATAGAAGGTAAATTGGGTCACTTTTGAAAATGCAGTAATTTCCAAAGAGCCTTCTTGAAAAATTACCTATTTTTCAATGTGTTTGTTTAGAAATCTTTGTATAGATGAGGAAGATAGAttctcaaagaatatttttttacagGTTTGAAAACTATTAGACCTctataatgcctttttttttttttaagaatataaagttGTATGTCTGTAGAatctggaaaacacagaaaagctcTCTTTTAGATGAAAATCTCTTATGCCAGCACCTAGAAAAgccattaacattttaataatagcatCCCCACACGCTTGACTATTAAAACAAACTGAGTCTATTATgaaatttttccttctgctcctagGCACATGGCTACCCATTCGCCCCAGAAATCTCACCAGTGTGCTCACTGTGAGAAGACATTCAACCGGAAGGACCACCTGAAGAACCACctccaaactcatgaccccaacaAGATGGCCTTTGGGTGTGAGGAGTGTGGGAAGAAGTACAACACCATGCTGGGCTACAAGAGGCACCTGGCCCTCCATGCGGCCAGCAGCGGTGACCTCACCTGTGGGGTCTGTGCCCTGGAGCTAGGGAGCACAGAAGTGCTGCTGGACCACCTCAAAGCCCATGCTGAGGAAAAGCCCCAGAGCGGAACCAAGGAAAAGAAGCACCAGTGCGACCACTGTGAGAGATGCTTCTACACCCGGAAGGACGTGCGGCGCCACCTGGTGGTCCACACCGGCTGCAAGGACTTCCTGTGCCAGTTCTGTGCCCAGCGATTTGGGCGCAAAGACCACCTCACTCGACATACCAAGAAGACACACTCACAGGAGCTGATGAAAGAGAGTCTGCAGTCTGGAGACCTTCTGAGCACCTTCCACTCCATCTCTCCCCAGTTTCAATTGAAGGCTGCCCCGCTGTCTCCTTTCCCTATAGGAGCTCCTGCACAGAACGGGCTTGCAAGTAGCTTGCCAGCTGAGGTACACAGCCACCCCCACAACCCCACGGATCAAACCGCCCAGCCTGTACAACCGCTGCCAGAGCCCCTGGTCCCCCTCCACCCAGTAACAGCTCCTagctctcctcccccacccctccagaaTCACAAGTACAACACCAGTTCTACCTCATACTCCCCACTTGCAAGCCTGCCCCTCAAAACAGATACGAAAGGATTTTGCAATATCAATTTGCTTGAGGACTTGCCTCTGCAAGAGCCTCAGTCACCTCACAAGCTCACCCCAGGTTTTGATCTGGCTAAGGGAAGTGCTGGTAAAGTAAGCCTGCCCAAGGAGCTAACTGCAGATGCTGTGAACCTAACAATACCTGCCTCTTTGGACATCTCCCCCCTGTTGGGCTTCTGGCAGCTGCCCCCGCCTGCTACCCAAAATGCCTTTGGGAATAGCTCTCTcaccctggggcctggggagtCTCTGCCCCACAGGTTAGGCTGTCTGGGGCAGCAGCAACAAGATCCCTCACTAGCCATGAGCACCATGAGCCTGGGGCagctcccccttcctcccatcccccacgtTTTCCCAGCTGGCACCGGCTCCGCCATCCTGCCTCATTTCCATCATGCATTCAGATGACTGGTTTTCAAAGCATACTTTTCTTATTCTGGAAGGTGTTTTAAGAAGCATTTTAAACATCAGTTATAATAATACAAGGAAAGATTTGGAAAGCAGGACTGGGAATATGGCTTATTCAGTGATGACTGGCTTGAGATGAGAAGAGTTCTCGAACTGCATGTATTGTGCCAATCTGTCCTGAGTGTTCATGCTTTGTACCAAATTTAATCAAGTATTCTTTAATGGAACTGCAAATATTGTCATAACCGACATCCAAACGAGGGCTGCTATATATACGTGTTTGTCAAATTGAATTTAATCGTAAGCCATGATCATAATTAACTAATTTTATGTGGCACTGCCTAG is from Mustela erminea isolate mMusErm1 chromosome 4, mMusErm1.Pri, whole genome shotgun sequence and encodes:
- the PLAGL1 gene encoding zinc finger protein PLAGL1 isoform X1, which codes for MATHSPQKSHQCAHCEKTFNRKDHLKNHLQTHDPNKMAFGCEECGKKYNTMLGYKRHLALHAASSGDLTCGVCALELGSTEVLLDHLKAHAEEKPQSGTKEKKHQCDHCERCFYTRKDVRRHLVVHTGCKDFLCQFCAQRFGRKDHLTRHTKKTHSQELMKESLQSGDLLSTFHSISPQFQLKAAPLSPFPIGAPAQNGLASSLPAEVHSHPHNPTDQTAQPVQPLPEPLVPLHPVTAPSSPPPPLQNHKYNTSSTSYSPLASLPLKTDTKGFCNINLLEDLPLQEPQSPHKLTPGFDLAKGSAGKVSLPKELTADAVNLTIPASLDISPLLGFWQLPPPATQNAFGNSSLTLGPGESLPHRLGCLGQQQQDPSLAMSTMSLGQLPLPPIPHVFPAGTGSAILPHFHHAFR